GTCCGCCCGTTTCATTTCGGCCTTGAGAAAACGCTTTGCGCGGTCCTCCCAAGACAGTTGCTTGTCTTGTTTGCTCATAAAAATATCATATATGATATTTTCCTGTTGACAGCAAGAGGACTATTTCATATCTAATACGGTATAAGGATATCGTATCTGATATGGCGCAACACTTCCTCCTCTCTAAGTCAGCAAAGGGCCTGAGCCTCGCTCAGGTCTTTCGCATGACTGATGTGGAGGCGGAAACAACCTTCCGTAAGGTGCGCTGGCAGGAAACCGATGGCGCTCCGGTCTGCCCGCATTGCGGTGGCCTTGATGCCTATGAAGCTCGCCGCAAGAATGGGTCGCTTCGGTTCCGCTGCCAAGAATGCCAGAAGGATTTCACCATCACCTCCGGCACCCTGTTTGCCGCTCACAAGATGCCGCTCCGTTCCTACCTCGCCGCCATTGCGATCTTCTGCAATGAGGTGAAGGGCAAGTCCATGCTGGCCATGAGCCGCGATCTTGGCATTTCCTACAAGGCTGCTTTCGTGCTGGGCCATAAAATGCGCGAAGCGATGGCCGAAGAAATCAAGGGCCGTCATCTTGGCGGCGAAGGCCATGAGGTATCGGTTGATGGTGCTTATTTTGGTGGTTACGTGAAGCCTGCCAATCTCAGGAAGGATCGTAAGGACCGCCGCCTGTGGCAGAACAAGTCTGGCAAGCGTGAGGTTGTCGTGGTCGTGCGTGAGCATGACGGCGCTACGCTGCCCGCCGTGTTCAAGACCGAAGCTCAGGCAACCAAGTTCATCAAGTCACGGGTTGCCAAGGGAACGGTGATCAATGCAGACGAAGCCAACTCTTGGAATGAGCTTCACAC
This portion of the Aestuariivirga litoralis genome encodes:
- a CDS encoding IS1595 family transposase — protein: MRYKDIVSDMAQHFLLSKSAKGLSLAQVFRMTDVEAETTFRKVRWQETDGAPVCPHCGGLDAYEARRKNGSLRFRCQECQKDFTITSGTLFAAHKMPLRSYLAAIAIFCNEVKGKSMLAMSRDLGISYKAAFVLGHKMREAMAEEIKGRHLGGEGHEVSVDGAYFGGYVKPANLRKDRKDRRLWQNKSGKREVVVVVREHDGATLPAVFKTEAQATKFIKSRVAKGTVINADEANSWNELHTKYEMKRINHEEAYSLDGACTNAAESFFSRIRRAEIGIHHHIAGAYLLRYAQEMSWREDNRRMSNGEQMGRVCQLALSRKPSVDFSGYWQRHKSA